The genomic segment GAAAACAGGTATGCCACAATGAATAGACAACAGATATTTTCTGTTCCCACAAAGTTATGGCCTCATTAAGCATATTAATATGCCCAGAATTGATAAAAACTCTATATTTACTATTTCTGAAAGTAAGGTAATTCAACcagctttattttattcactATCAGAACCAAGAGGATATTACAGAAAAACTACAACTGCTCCTAGAAATGTCATCCCTGACTCCTGTAGGGAAGAGACGGCATCTGGGAAATTCATTCCCAACTCCTACTAGAGAATGTAAAAAAATCCAAGAAGCTGTCAACAATGATGAACAGTGAGTATTACAgtaaattaaattagaaacagTTAGGGACTGGTCCATGGCCTTGACCGCAATGGTTTCTACAAGTTCACTTCATAACTCAGTAATTATCGCCTCTTTCTTGCATGAATGTTGTGCTGGCTCAGTTTCTAGCCTTAAAAATCCCTTTTTTCTGATATATCTCCTATGACACATAGTTCCCTGCAGACTATGCCTTGCAAACCAACATATAAAGTACTCACCGGACTTTCTTCTGCTGCTGTTGGGCTCAGGATTACTATAGGATCAGGACAGGTGGCGGGCATTTGGGCGAGGGGCAGCCAGATCTGAGATATGGATTTGTGATCCTGTGACCTCATCTCCCCACAGAACTGCAATTACCCCTTCCCCTGTAACAACAGTGGCCATACACACCTGGGGAGCCaatgatattttgaaaaactttgtCCCAGTTGCCAATTACCAATTATTTGCTCAACTTTCTCATGAGCATCTCCAGAGACACCAGAGTGTTGGGGAGAGGCTCTTCTTTTCCATGATCCCTGGAGGCAGACAGGGGCTCCCGTGGAGAAATCAGAAAACAAGGGCCCCCAAGATAGGAGGCCTGGCAGCAAAGCCTGTGTGTCCTGCTGGAGTCTGTGCTTCCCTGACAAGTTCCCCGGCAGAAAAGCTAATTTTCTCTTAATCTTCAAATTCCTGAGCCAAAGTATTATTTAACTTTGgctagagaaatcaaatcatacaAAGAATTTGAGAAGAATTTTTCAATAGGCTGCAGTGCAGATCGCCTGCTGCCCTTCACGGCTTATTTGCACGGTGAGAACTTGAAGTCACATattgatatgaaaaataaatagggACAAATTTGTGCAAATCAATGCAAATTAACATGCAAATGTAGATATATATATTCTGGAACTACATACATTTTCAACATTTGCTCCCATAGAGATAGAGATTCTAAACTGtttaatattaaagaagaaagagaaactttTATCAGAGTCCCTCATACGCAGAGCCCCACAACTTTATATTATCCACACAGAAATACCACTAATGAACTAACTGATACAGTGATGCTACCTAATCGTTCAAGAGTTTTAAAGTAGTCAATCTTCCCAATAGTTTTAAGAACACGTGTGCAAGGGTGCTATGAGATCTCTGCCTGGATTGAGCTGTATAGAATACTGCAGACGTCCAGGGCATGTATGTGCAATGtgaaaaattccaaatattaGAAGCAATTGCGTCACTGCTACAAACATTATATCGTGGTCCAGTGGCCTTCATGCCAAGAGAGCAAGTGACATTCACCATTTGGATATCCACAATCAATCActtaatagaatcaataaaagTGTCAtgtattgtatttaaaaataaattgataagaaGTTAATGTGAGGTGGCACcagtgactcagtgagtagggcgccagataccgaaggtggcaggttcaaacccagcctcggccaaactgcaacaaaaaaataaacaggcgtgcagtgggtgcctgtagtcccagctactcgggaggctgaggcaagagaatcacctaagcccaggagttgaaggttgctgtgagctgtgatgctacagcactctaccaagggcgacaaagtaagagtctgtctctaaaaaaaaaaaaagagagagagagaaagaaagaaaagaagttagtGTGAAATATTTCTCAAACACGTGAAAAGTAGATTTGTACAAATGAAAAATGATACTATATATTGAGAAGGTTGAGTCAAGAATCTCAAGATGTCAATGATCTTTTAATTAGTTTATAAACTGAGTTTGATTCCAGTGTAGCTACCATCTCATTGTGTTCCAGAGGTAGAAAACTGTATTTCaaggaagaataaacaaatacCCATGAAAAGTCTGAAGAGAAAATCAGCGACTTCCTCTATCATATATTCTAAGGACTTGGAATGTAAAATAATGTGATGTTGATTCATGTATAGACTGAGAGATCAGtgcaatacaaaaattaaaaatgaattaaagcgCATATAGAAATGTACTGCACAATGAGTGCAGTGGTGGCACAGGAGGAGAGGAGAGCTTAGTGTGTCCCACTGGAGACAGAAGCTCAAAAGTAAGCTGAGGATTTTGTCTCTTGGTGTGTTTGTTTCCTGTAGCTCCGGCGTCTCCACATGTGCAGGTAGGACATTCAATATTTGAGTGAGTGTCTCTTTTCCTATGGTCAGTTGCATGAGATTTCACCTGACTCAAAACACATGGTAGCTTATCCGCTGTGTTCACAGTATGCGTCCTGGTTGGTAGGGGTCTATCACCTCTAACTGACCCCCTTGCTCTCTTTGGGAATCTTGGGAACAGTCACATAATGTTTCAGTAATTTTGTTCAGGTGTGACTGCTGTTTCTCTGTGTCCTGGGCCCACAGGTGGGAAGCGTCTGTAAACAGTTCAGGGAAGAGCCAACAGTATAGAGACTCTGGGAGGGGCTAACGTGGAATATTCTTAATCTATATCCtaatcggaaaaaaaaaaaaaaacagatgccaTGCTCCTTCAGGaaaaggaaatcaggaaaaaataaacataatgggttataagaaacaaaaacaattttcttcataaaatgtgctataataaaagcaaatagaTGGTCTATGCCTGGCCTGAAACTTTTTATTAAGGGAAACATTTTCTCCCAGGTACAGATAGACTTTCTGGCTGACCTCAAGTGACGTACACACACCCAAAAGCCCAGGAGAGGTAGGGCCCAGGAAGGCTGGAAGGACTAGCATCCTTGGCATAAACTGGGAAATCTTGATGGGAGTGACACACACCCTGTTTGCTTCAGacatttttactgttttctttttttaatttcataatttgGAGAAGGTGTTGTGTGTTTCTCTGACTGTCCTATCTGTGATCAGACATCTGGTGCCAGAGGTGACTTGTTGTCAGAGTGGGGCCATCATCATTTTCTATTGTTTAACATAGTAGGGAGTCCTGTAGTCTAAGAAGTGTTCTTATCTGACATAAGAAATcatagaaaaagtaaacaaataaagagatataccatgctcatggataggaagactcAATGTTATCAAGACATCAGTTCTTTCCAATTTTGTCTATACGTTCAATACAattccaattaaaaaattatcaatttatttttctggataTTGAAAAAGTGATTCTAAAGTTCATACATAGAGGGAAAAGACAGAATTCTTAACATAATATTATTGAAGAACAAAATTAGACCATTGAGACATGACTTGGCTACACCAGCTACAATGTTaacagtgtggtattggtgaAGGAATAGACAAATCAACCAAAGGAACAAATATAGAACCCAGAGGTAGGAATACATAAATATAGTCAATACATTTTTGACAAACCAGCAAAGGCAATACAATGCTGCAAAAAAGTAGTCTTTTCATAAAGTGATACTAAAACAACTAGACATGCCGTGCAAAAATACAAATCATAGACATTATATCCTCACAAAATTTAACACGAAATAGATCAAAGTcctaaatgtaaacaaaaaaaaagatatttctttgaaaataaaatattgcaatGGGAATATGAGTGAACTATGTACATATTCAGAGAGGTGAAAAATGACAAAGATTATGTCCTTgtagaaacattttctttgtgtGTAAAGGTTTGACGGCCTTTGTGCAAGGTTGTGGTATTTGCAGgcttttattatagtttttgttATCAGGAATACAAGCGTTGAGAACCCTCTCTTCTTGGCCATCCTCACCTCTATTTgtcagagttttctttttctctttttttccttttttcttgagacagagtctcactctgtcgcacTGAGTAAAGTGGCATCATCCTgtctcactgccacctcaaactcctgagcttatgcgtgatcctcctgcctcagcctcttgagttgctGAGCCTACAAGGGCATGGCACAATGCCTAcctaagttttccatttttaatagagacagagtcttgctcaagctggtctcaaactccttagctcaagcaatccttgagCTTCCCAGACTTCTAGGAAgacaggtgtgagctatggtgcctaGCCTAtcagagtttcatttattttttcttttttaaattttcagaatatcACAGAGGTACACATTTTGGTTCCATAATATGCTTTCATACATTTTAAGtgaaagttataagtgtgccttcACCCAGTAAGTGTAGGTAGAGTGGAAAGACATAGAATTCTTAACATAATATTATTGTAGAGCAAAATTTGACACTAAGTAAGTGTGCGTTGTTCCCATTAGGTGTAAATttacccagcccccacccctcgCCTCCACCTGCTTGAGTTCCATTGAGTTTTTGTCTGATCACAGCAGCTCCAAGCCTGCCTGGTCTCCATTTCAATTTACTTTAACCATGTTTATGAAGTTTCCATTCCCACCCCACCTGTAATTTGTAATTATGGTTTATACAGATATACTTTGAAGGTACATCCTGGTTTCAAACTGATTTACAGCATATTATTGTTAAATTAGCCTCATTTACTAAACACTAACGTGCCATCTCTAAGTACAAGAGCTGTGGGTTCTTAGGAGGTCACAGTGGAGAGGAAGCAGACACCAGGAGGAAACCGCCAGGTAACCTACACACGCAATGCAAACAAATTCCAGATGAACGAAGCACaattaactaaaatttaaaatactcgAAAACCATTGAGGTTCATCTCATGTCTATGCAATGTAGAAATTATAAGACAGACACCAAAACAAATactcaaattcttttatttatcttacaTAAAAAGTAAGTACATGTATATGATGAATCCTACtgtaaaatacaatagaaaacatatgaaaaatgtaaaaatatgtacAAACGAATACCTTCATGAAATTTACTATTCTATATAATAAGATCAACGAAATCATAGCACATAAAAGAGTTTTGAAAAGCAACTTGTGTGAGTCAAGTgaggaataaatataaatataaaataaatacgcTGCCTTAGATTTCAcataaagaaaaagcaatcacCAATGGTGTGGTGATTTCAACATGATTTCATTGAGAAAATGTACACATTTCTCCATAAAGAAAGCTGCAAAGTTCAGTGGACACCAGGCTGCCTCAACTTGAGCTGGGAGAGGGAAGATCTCCACCCTTTCCAGAATTACAGAGCGGACGAGATCATATGTGCACGTTTTCCTGTCCTTTGTGTTATAACCACCTTGTGCATTGATCCAGTTCCTTTATGAGGCCGGCTCTAGGTCCCCTGGTTCATTAACACGACGCGTCCAAAATCGTTGGTGCAGCTCACTGGGGCGACTCTGAGAGGTGCGGAGTCTTTATTCAGAGTCTCTGGGGAGAAGGGGGGCAGGTCCTGCCTCCTGTGATCCGCTGACCACCTTAGTTACCTCCTGTCTAGGTAAACGGGAGCGCGTCTCTCTCCTAGGAGGAGAGCGCCCGTGAGCGTCTCCATCCCGGACTGGATCCCCAGGCCCAGGCCGCGAGGCGGGGgtcagccagggctgggcagggaagCCGTAGGCAGCCTGGGCGGCCATGGCATAGAAGGTCTGCAGCAGGGCGCACAGAGGCGCCTGGAGCTGGAAGAGCTCGGCGAGCTGCTCCGGGGTCAGCGGAGAACGTGCCTGCCGCGCCCACAGCTGGGCCAGATCTTGATAGACGGCCTCGGACTTAGCGCGCAGGGCGGTCACCAGGTATTTCCGAAGCGGTGGTGAGTGCTTTCCTGGGGAGCGAGGTCTGGGCGGCCTGCTGCGCCGGGTGCGGGTCCTCTGGGGGCCCCTGGGGCTGGCGTCGCGGGTCCCCGCCTTCTCGGGGCTGTGAACGGCGGCCGAGGTCTTGGGCTTCTTCCCGCAGGACGCGCGGCGCTCCTCTCGTGCGCTGGAGCCTGCGGAGTAAACACCAGTGACACGCGCCAGGACGGCGTCCACCCGGCCCATTCTGGAGGCGCCCCCGCACCTGCAGGCGCACCCCCACTTGTCTCTCCTTTCGAGAACACTCTCAACCTTTATAATGAAGCAAGGCCCGAAAACCTCTTGGTTCCCAAAACCTTTCTGAATGCCGGGATCTCTAAAATCATCTCAGCCACTGGGAAAACCCCTTCCTGACCAAACCCTGCATAAGTTACCGGCTAGTTTGCCGTCtgcggaagaaaagaaaaaaagaaaagaaaatactaccTGCTGTACTGCGGCCACTGTCCCTGGAACTGATCTTTCTCTTCCTGGAGTTCCTCCCACCCGAACTGGCTTCTGATTCTGTGGGTAAAATGGAATTTGAGTGAGTGCCTCCGACTGACCGCCTTAGAGACCTCCACCCCGGGACACGGAGGAGCTGAGCTTGTCGCTGAAACGTGGCTCTTCTCTGTTCCAAGTCCAGGATCCCAGAGGCCCTGGCTGCCAAGGAGCTCCCAGGGTCCTTCCCAGGGCAGATGTGTTAAGCCATCCTCTGCCTCTTCTCACCTAATAAGCGTCAAATATTACCTGACCTAGTGGGGCTATTTCTGGCTTTGGGCTTAATTTCCTTGGAATTCTCCTCCTCGTTAGGCCTGGGCTCTGATTCTACTATAAAGGGGCAGCGTATCTCTGACTTACACCTTACATTCCCTCAACTGAGCCCACTCAGCCAATGTCAAGAGCCAGCAGGAAGAGCCCTGTCCCATGAGATGATTGCAGATTCTGCTGTAAGCCGTTTCTACTCCCCAATTGCAAAGTGAAACCCTGCCAAAGCCACACTCAGTATCCCTCACTCCATCCCAAGGCCTTACCTCCGCTCTGAGGGTGCTTCTCGCTGGAACGGGCAGAGAGCTTCTCGCCTTTTTCTTCAAAAGCTTTCTTCCCCCCATCTGAGTCTCCTTCAGCAGAGGACATCTCTTTGGAAGGGGACCAACCACTCTGGCGTTGGCTGGACGGACTGTGAGCATCTGGCTCTTCAGTTTCCAACCCCATGTGGACGATCAAATAGGAGTTCCTACCTCTTACATGTCCAGCTCCAGACTGGGAGATGCTCTGCTGGATCTGCCTTTTATAACCCCCTTGACTGGGCGTGTCTCTCTCCAATTGGCCAATGAGATTCCTCCTGGCCTGGGGCGGGGCAGAGGCAGCCACTCAGGCTTGGATGAGGGTGGGGCAGGACTGAGTCAGGCCCCCGGCTTTGTCCTTCCCCAGGTGGAGCAGTTGCTCCAGGCAGCCCCGAGGAAATGCCCCACATACACATTGTCCCTTCGGAGGGTCCCTAACATTTTCCATACTGTGGTATTGGGACAACTGGATACCCTCAAGCCAAAAAATGAAATCCGGCCATTTTTCTTAAACCTCACCTAAAATGAATGTTTAAAGAACCACGAACAAAAGCCTTAAATGGAAGATACGAATTATAACACATAATTCGTTTCCCGGATATTGGTATTGGCAATGATCTTTTGGATACAACCTCAAAAGTATGACAAAGCAAACATAAACAAGTTGGACTGCATCAAACTATAAAGCTCTACACACAAGGGATAAGAGGATGAGAGAACGTGTCTTCTAGCCGCGCGTCAGGAAAGAGGGGAATATATAAGGTACTCATACAAATCAAATGCAAAAACAGAAGTGAGGATctcattaaaaatgaagaaactctaaacagatcttttttttaatatagacttAGACGAGgccaacaggtgtatgaaaatgTGCTGCAGATTGCCAGTCATCAGGCAACTGCGAATCGAATTATGTTGAGCTGTCATTTGACTGGTTGATACCTGCTAGGACAgctaatgtttaaaatatatatacgtgtgtgtgtgtgtgtgtgtgtaaaggagATAACAAGTGTCCACAAGGAAGTGAAACAGAAATCCTGTACATATTGGTGAGTTGTAAACAGGTATAGCTATGAAAATCAGGTTGGAAggtcttcaaaattaaaaacaaacagaagtacCATATATTCTAGCAATCCCACTCACACCCTGAGCTGCCTGTCACTGCTCCCTTGTGCCGCTTCTGTTCTGCTGTCTCCCACCTTCCCAGCAAGTGAATTGTAGGGAAACCCCAGGTCAATCTCAGATGGGTGGAGAGTGCCTGTGGGAATCTGCCACGCCCTG from the Nycticebus coucang isolate mNycCou1 chromosome 24, mNycCou1.pri, whole genome shotgun sequence genome contains:
- the LOC128576316 gene encoding protein FRG2-like-1, yielding MGLETEEPDAHSPSSQRQSGWSPSKEMSSAEGDSDGGKKAFEEKGEKLSARSSEKHPQSGESEASSGGRNSRKRKISSRDSGRSTAGSSAREERRASCGKKPKTSAAVHSPEKAGTRDASPRGPQRTRTRRSRPPRPRSPGKHSPPLRKYLVTALRAKSEAVYQDLAQLWARQARSPLTPEQLAELFQLQAPLCALLQTFYAMAAQAAYGFPAQPWLTPASRPGPGDPVRDGDAHGRSPPRRETRSRLPRQEVTKVVSGSQEAGPAPLLPRDSE